One Paenibacillus sp. FSL W8-0186 genomic window carries:
- a CDS encoding Gfo/Idh/MocA family oxidoreductase — MDKKLRFGILGCAGIAIKDVMPAIQKSEYGVLAAIASRNLEKSKSVAEQFGITTAYGSYEELIEDKSIEAVYIPLPNHLHKEWAIRAMEAGKHVLCEKPIAMDSAEAAEMAAVAKQKGVVLAEAFMYRHHPRWHRIKEIIASGELGQLRLIRGSFTYNNAEDLDNIRLRPEWGGGSIYDVGCYPISAARFILGQEPEAVTVHGQFSDKHYGVDMMAAGILEFADGLALTFDCGMWTEHRQLLEIVGSEGRIDIPHAFTVGDEEDASYTVTIRGESRVEGREDKADPYTWEVDDLAKAVFGIQPQRFTPEDAVQGMRVLEAALASAREHRRISLK, encoded by the coding sequence ATGGATAAGAAGCTTCGATTTGGAATACTCGGATGTGCAGGGATAGCTATAAAGGATGTTATGCCGGCGATTCAGAAGTCAGAGTACGGTGTTTTGGCTGCGATCGCGAGCCGGAATTTGGAGAAAAGCAAGTCGGTAGCCGAGCAATTCGGCATAACGACGGCTTATGGCAGTTACGAGGAACTGATTGAGGATAAAAGTATTGAGGCCGTGTACATCCCGCTTCCTAATCATTTACATAAAGAATGGGCGATCCGCGCCATGGAGGCAGGCAAGCATGTGCTGTGCGAGAAGCCGATAGCGATGGACAGCGCGGAGGCGGCCGAGATGGCGGCCGTCGCCAAACAGAAGGGCGTTGTTCTGGCCGAAGCCTTCATGTATCGTCACCATCCGCGCTGGCATCGGATCAAGGAAATTATTGCGAGCGGCGAGCTAGGGCAGCTTCGGTTAATCCGCGGCTCGTTTACCTACAACAACGCTGAGGATCTGGACAATATCCGGCTGCGGCCGGAATGGGGCGGGGGCTCAATCTACGATGTGGGCTGCTATCCCATCAGCGCGGCGCGCTTTATTCTTGGCCAGGAGCCCGAAGCGGTAACCGTGCATGGGCAATTTTCCGATAAGCATTATGGTGTGGATATGATGGCTGCGGGCATCTTGGAATTTGCCGATGGCCTGGCGCTGACCTTTGATTGCGGGATGTGGACGGAGCATCGCCAGCTGCTGGAAATTGTGGGCAGCGAAGGGCGCATTGACATCCCGCATGCTTTTACGGTCGGAGATGAGGAGGATGCTTCGTATACGGTGACGATCCGGGGCGAAAGCCGGGTGGAAGGCCGCGAGGACAAGGCCGACCCTTACACCTGGGAAGTCGATGACCTGGCCAAGGCTGTATTTGGGATACAGCCGCAGCGCTTTACACCCGAGGATGCTGTTCAAGGCATGCGGGTCCTGGAAGCGGCGCTGGCATCGGCGCGTGAGCATCGCCGGATCAGTTTGAAATAG
- a CDS encoding DUF4023 domain-containing protein yields the protein MDNTHEFVEKLHDKQEKDRRNKENRGKGNPAGQLPTKQHGTQK from the coding sequence ATGGACAATACGCATGAATTCGTGGAAAAACTGCATGACAAGCAGGAGAAGGATCGCCGCAACAAAGAGAACCGTGGCAAAGGCAATCCTGCGGGCCAACTGCCTACCAAGCAGCACGGCACGCAAAAATAA
- a CDS encoding AraC family transcriptional regulator, with product MNIVPFFDVEQIKRTGTFNMDSDHFHDSYEIYYLLAGERYYYVNDRIYALQVGDLLFINKNQLHRTTSKGRSTHERILINFEDSFLEPLLGLGVGDLPLFQGESFLLRPDVHEQGRIVDILQDMLREQREAATGYTPYLQALLLQLLILIGRMREEATEPVLPESSEKQRRVYRILEYLNAHYTERLTLEGIAEHFYISETYLCRIFKQTTGFTVIEYLNYVRIREAQTLLKETEDKITAIAEQTGFDSIAHFGRVFKQIAKRSPLQYRKQNKV from the coding sequence ATGAATATCGTACCTTTTTTTGATGTCGAGCAGATCAAGCGGACGGGAACATTCAATATGGATTCCGACCATTTTCATGACAGCTACGAAATCTATTATTTGCTGGCCGGGGAACGATATTACTATGTCAACGACCGGATATATGCCCTGCAGGTCGGCGATCTGCTGTTCATTAACAAGAACCAGCTGCACCGGACAACGAGCAAAGGCCGCTCCACGCATGAGCGGATATTGATCAACTTTGAGGATTCATTTCTGGAGCCGCTGCTGGGGTTAGGCGTCGGCGATCTGCCGCTGTTTCAAGGAGAGAGCTTCCTGCTGCGGCCGGACGTGCACGAGCAAGGACGAATCGTCGATATTCTCCAGGATATGCTGCGAGAGCAAAGGGAAGCTGCTACAGGTTATACGCCGTATTTGCAGGCGCTGCTGCTTCAGCTGCTTATTCTGATCGGCCGCATGCGGGAGGAGGCTACAGAGCCCGTTCTTCCGGAGTCTAGCGAGAAGCAGCGCAGGGTCTACCGCATTCTCGAGTATTTGAATGCTCATTACACCGAGAGGCTGACTCTGGAAGGCATCGCCGAGCATTTCTACATTAGCGAGACGTATTTATGCCGTATTTTCAAGCAAACGACAGGGTTCACGGTGATCGAATATTTGAACTACGTGCGAATCCGCGAGGCCCAGACGCTGCTGAAGGAGACGGAGGACAAAATAACAGCTATCGCCGAGCAGACCGGCTTTGACAGCATTGCCCATTTCGGCAGGGTGTTCAAGCAGATTGCCAAGCGTTCCCCGCTGCAGTACCGCAAGCAGAACAAAGTGTAA
- a CDS encoding response regulator translates to MRVGWNMYNLLIVDDEAETREALSSYFPWSEVGFEVVGQVNNGQEALQFISENDHVEVVLTDIKMPVMSGVELAEQLYINHRHIKIVFISGYRDFEYAQKALHYRVKNYVLKPAKYNVLMEVFLEIKAELEAEQARLETHPAEEQPRNDESLIIHKIKSYVKKNYKDASLEEVARLVHMNANYLSFFFKQKTGQNFSDYLIRTKMEVAVHLLQDVSYKTYEISEMVGYSNAKNFTRTFKSYYGKTPSEYRNGPVAP, encoded by the coding sequence ATGCGTGTGGGGTGGAACATGTATAATCTGTTGATTGTTGATGATGAGGCCGAGACGCGTGAAGCCTTGTCGAGCTATTTTCCATGGAGTGAGGTAGGATTCGAGGTCGTCGGCCAGGTCAATAACGGACAAGAAGCGCTGCAGTTCATCTCGGAAAATGATCACGTCGAGGTGGTCCTTACCGATATCAAAATGCCAGTCATGTCTGGCGTCGAATTGGCGGAACAGCTGTACATCAACCATCGGCACATCAAGATTGTCTTTATCAGCGGTTACCGGGACTTTGAGTACGCTCAAAAGGCGCTGCACTACCGTGTGAAAAACTATGTGCTCAAGCCCGCCAAATACAATGTGCTTATGGAGGTATTCCTCGAAATCAAGGCGGAGCTCGAAGCTGAACAAGCAAGGCTGGAGACCCATCCGGCCGAGGAGCAGCCCAGAAACGACGAAAGCCTAATCATTCATAAAATAAAATCCTATGTCAAAAAAAACTATAAGGACGCTTCCCTAGAAGAGGTAGCGCGGCTTGTCCATATGAACGCCAACTATCTCAGCTTCTTTTTCAAGCAAAAGACGGGACAGAACTTCTCTGATTATTTGATAAGAACCAAAATGGAGGTCGCTGTTCATTTGCTGCAGGACGTCAGTTACAAGACGTATGAAATTAGCGAAATGGTCGGTTACAGCAATGCCAAAAATTTTACACGCACCTTCAAAAGCTATTATGGCAAAACGCCAAGCGAGTATAGAAATGGCCCGGTTGCACCATGA
- a CDS encoding ABC transporter ATP-binding protein, with amino-acid sequence MVKVRGVSKKYGGKKVVDNVSVDIAPGKITSFIGPNGAGKSTLMSMISRLITKDEGEVVIDGQEIGSWKSNELAKKISILKQSNHINIRLTVKDLVSFGRFPYSQGKLTKEDVKYVDEAIAYMDLEPMRDKYLDELSGGQKQRAFIAMVIAQNTEYVLLDEPLNNLDMKHSVQIMKVLRRLVDELGKTVVLVIHDINFASCYSDYIVALKDGRIVKEGTTDEIMDQDVLREVYDMDIPIETIGGNKICVYFT; translated from the coding sequence GTGGTAAAGGTCAGGGGAGTATCAAAGAAATACGGCGGCAAAAAGGTGGTCGACAACGTATCCGTCGACATCGCCCCAGGGAAAATCACCTCGTTTATCGGCCCGAACGGAGCCGGCAAGAGCACGCTGATGTCGATGATCAGCCGGTTAATTACGAAGGATGAGGGTGAGGTCGTCATCGACGGCCAGGAAATCGGCAGCTGGAAAAGCAATGAGCTGGCGAAGAAAATTTCGATTTTGAAGCAATCGAACCATATCAATATTCGGCTTACGGTCAAGGATTTGGTCAGCTTCGGACGGTTCCCTTATTCGCAAGGGAAGCTGACGAAGGAGGACGTGAAATACGTCGATGAGGCTATCGCCTACATGGATCTTGAACCGATGAGAGACAAATACCTGGATGAGCTCAGCGGGGGCCAGAAGCAGCGGGCGTTCATCGCCATGGTTATCGCCCAGAATACCGAATACGTCCTGTTGGATGAACCGCTCAACAATTTGGACATGAAGCATTCCGTGCAGATCATGAAGGTGCTGCGCCGGCTCGTGGATGAACTGGGCAAGACGGTTGTGCTTGTCATCCATGATATCAACTTTGCGTCCTGTTATTCGGATTATATCGTGGCTCTAAAGGACGGAAGAATCGTCAAAGAGGGGACGACCGACGAAATCATGGATCAAGATGTGCTTAGGGAAGTATATGACATGGACATTCCGATCGAAACGATCGGAGGCAATAAGATTTGCGTCTATTTCACATAA
- a CDS encoding DUF6081 family protein, with product MDKQRVIGDFHTILNEGQVWKIGGFPLPDGTFWEYREPDAVVIVRNGILYVRAPLSRSHDHVQILDNAKHMYYSVEEFAVPENGEISFELDIRARTQNTVPGDLYDGYVSLNLLDFTTGAALDFFAGNDKYASVYAVLPFPGVEVPPSDKTRFFCVFKEDTDFKAREFNNYKITYNRAEDEVIFFVNGNEIRREKNVPVKFNKFTIALGIMTEKDLTPEGSVSVHGQTVIGEYSPVKVTIKE from the coding sequence ATGGACAAGCAACGGGTGATTGGCGACTTTCATACGATACTGAATGAAGGACAGGTGTGGAAAATCGGCGGGTTCCCCCTGCCGGACGGCACGTTCTGGGAATACCGCGAGCCGGACGCGGTTGTCATTGTGCGCAATGGCATACTATATGTCCGTGCCCCGCTTAGCCGGAGTCATGACCATGTGCAAATATTGGACAATGCCAAGCACATGTATTATTCGGTCGAGGAGTTTGCAGTGCCGGAGAACGGGGAGATCAGCTTCGAGCTGGATATCCGGGCGCGTACACAGAATACGGTACCGGGCGACCTATACGACGGCTACGTGTCCTTGAACCTTCTGGATTTCACGACAGGGGCCGCACTGGATTTCTTTGCCGGCAACGATAAATACGCCAGCGTGTACGCGGTGCTTCCTTTCCCCGGCGTAGAGGTGCCGCCGAGTGATAAGACGCGGTTCTTCTGTGTGTTCAAGGAGGATACCGACTTCAAGGCACGGGAGTTTAATAACTATAAAATCACGTATAACCGGGCCGAGGACGAGGTCATTTTTTTCGTGAACGGCAATGAGATCCGGAGGGAAAAGAATGTTCCGGTCAAATTCAACAAATTTACGATTGCGCTCGGCATCATGACGGAGAAGGACTTAACGCCGGAAGGCAGCGTGTCTGTGCATGGGCAGACCGTGATCGGCGAATACTCGCCGGTGAAAGTGACGATCAAGGAGTAA
- a CDS encoding ABC transporter permease, whose product MKKTYLITALIVLSVVSLLIGAKTTSLMDLLRLDPEQWEIMRISRFPRLISIIIAGVSMSIVGLIMQQLTRNKFVSPTTAGTMDSAGFGIMVSMLLFSSAGPLGKIAVAFVFAMLGTLIFMKILDKVKYKDSIFIPLVGLMFGGIVSSATTFFAYKYDLIQSMNAWLFGDFSMVMQGRYELLYISVPLVAAAYFYANKFTVAGMGEEFSVNLGLNYKQVVNIGLFIVALVTSVVVLTVGSIPFIGLIVPNLVTIFQGDNLKKNLSGTALLGAVFVLACDILGRVIIYPYEVPIGLTVGVIGSGVFLYLLMRRKTYEH is encoded by the coding sequence ATGAAGAAGACATATCTGATAACAGCGCTAATCGTATTATCCGTCGTTTCGCTCTTGATCGGAGCCAAGACAACTTCATTGATGGACTTGCTTCGCCTAGATCCGGAACAGTGGGAAATCATGCGGATTAGCCGGTTTCCTAGACTGATCAGCATTATTATCGCCGGGGTAAGCATGAGCATCGTCGGGTTAATTATGCAGCAGCTGACGCGCAACAAATTCGTCTCGCCTACGACGGCGGGAACAATGGATTCCGCAGGGTTCGGCATCATGGTATCGATGCTTCTGTTCTCTTCTGCGGGACCGCTTGGCAAAATCGCTGTTGCCTTCGTGTTTGCGATGCTTGGCACCCTCATTTTCATGAAAATACTCGACAAGGTGAAATACAAGGATTCGATCTTCATTCCGCTGGTCGGGTTGATGTTCGGCGGAATTGTCAGCTCGGCGACGACATTTTTCGCATACAAGTATGATCTGATTCAGAGTATGAATGCATGGCTGTTTGGCGATTTCTCCATGGTCATGCAGGGACGGTACGAGCTTCTTTACATAAGCGTCCCTCTTGTAGCCGCGGCTTATTTTTATGCGAATAAATTTACGGTTGCGGGCATGGGCGAAGAGTTCTCCGTCAATCTTGGACTGAATTATAAGCAGGTCGTCAATATAGGGCTCTTTATCGTGGCGCTGGTCACCTCGGTTGTTGTGCTGACGGTCGGTTCGATTCCTTTCATCGGTCTCATCGTGCCGAACCTGGTGACGATCTTCCAAGGGGACAACCTGAAGAAGAACCTGTCGGGTACTGCGCTGCTAGGAGCTGTATTCGTTCTGGCGTGCGATATTCTGGGAAGGGTCATTATTTACCCGTATGAGGTTCCCATCGGTCTGACCGTGGGCGTTATCGGCAGCGGCGTTTTCCTGTACTTGCTAATGAGGAGAAAGACATATGAGCATTAG
- a CDS encoding siderophore ABC transporter substrate-binding protein encodes MNKKLSLLVMSLFLVFVLAACGANKGNTAGNAGNSPETSAPAAEAPAENEELSITHQLGTTTLKKNPGNIAVFDYGTLESLDKLGVEVTGVPQSNLPPHLKKYEDSKYTNVGTLKEPDFEKLNAMKPGVIFISGRTAEAYDELSQIAPTVYLGIDNAKYLESMKENLDILGQIFGKEAEVGQEWGAIEDSVKAINDQAAASEGKGLVILTTGGKVSAYGPGSRFGIIHDEFGIAPADDTIEVSTHGQSISFEFITEKNPDYLFVIDRDAVVSEGGQEAEPASKLIENDLVKKTNAYKNGKIIYLDASYWYLSGGGLISVPEMAKEVQEGIK; translated from the coding sequence GTGAACAAGAAATTATCCTTACTGGTTATGTCTTTGTTTTTAGTATTCGTACTGGCAGCTTGCGGCGCGAATAAAGGAAATACTGCGGGAAATGCCGGCAATTCGCCTGAAACATCGGCTCCAGCGGCGGAAGCTCCTGCCGAGAATGAAGAGCTGTCGATTACACATCAGCTTGGAACGACAACGCTGAAGAAGAATCCGGGCAATATCGCTGTGTTCGACTACGGTACGCTGGAATCACTCGACAAGCTGGGTGTAGAAGTGACTGGAGTGCCGCAATCCAATCTGCCGCCTCACCTGAAGAAATATGAAGACTCCAAATATACCAATGTCGGCACATTGAAAGAGCCGGATTTCGAGAAGCTGAACGCAATGAAGCCGGGAGTAATCTTTATTTCCGGACGTACGGCGGAAGCTTATGATGAATTGAGTCAAATTGCTCCAACGGTTTACCTGGGCATCGACAATGCGAAGTATTTGGAATCCATGAAGGAGAACCTGGATATCCTGGGCCAAATATTCGGCAAAGAAGCTGAAGTGGGTCAGGAATGGGGAGCCATCGAGGATTCCGTTAAAGCCATCAACGATCAAGCGGCTGCAAGTGAAGGCAAGGGACTTGTTATTTTGACGACGGGCGGCAAAGTGAGCGCGTATGGACCAGGCTCCCGCTTCGGCATTATTCACGATGAGTTCGGTATCGCGCCTGCAGACGATACGATTGAGGTATCTACGCATGGACAAAGCATCTCTTTCGAATTTATAACGGAGAAGAATCCGGATTATCTGTTCGTCATTGACCGCGACGCTGTAGTTAGCGAAGGAGGCCAGGAGGCAGAGCCGGCATCCAAGCTGATCGAGAACGACCTGGTGAAGAAGACGAACGCCTACAAGAACGGCAAAATCATCTATCTTGATGCCAGCTACTGGTACCTGTCCGGCGGCGGATTGATCTCCGTACCGGAAATGGCCAAAGAAGTGCAAGAAGGCATCAAATAG
- a CDS encoding histidine kinase produces MREKYFIKHLATFLIPLLVPIVIFGALSTVTSQHDIKADINQNSSFLLQQSQTQLEMILNELDTLYLALYDNKEIFNELSAVLVNPYYTYESSTSNRIISSFLNAFTSSKPYIQSFYLYVDNPNQRFLSSVDGLVTLDHYYDTAWYEQFMAYSGPPTKWTVRRNIRFYDFETNPTAIVTFYNVLVPQKIGIILNIRPKYIESILDDITTYEGQQLLVLDEENNVIFSNHHGDLFQDKDIEWIAGQSSAFFDMKTSQGLVNITKVESERYKWKYVSAIPHSELYKTPTRIFKYTVLFVAIAVVCGLILTYYVVSRNYKQLRMIRMLIKSAEDRHVPLKPPGKVRDEYSYILHNMITHFIEHRYIRTQLLEKKYRLQFMELLALQSQINPHFLYNTLHSVYWESVALTGKPNKASEMIEDLSDILSYSFSEPTKSVTWKEEIANAVSYVNIQKKRYKDKFDVIFEYEEEITQLFTMKLLLQPLLENSIYHGIKEKDGPGLIKVKLIRQQERLRITVIDNGIGIEPEALAEIRSRLDSDEERTKHVGMFNTNKRLKLMYNHMYSFRIRSKPGLGTMVEMILPVQEVRHD; encoded by the coding sequence ATGAGGGAAAAGTATTTCATCAAGCATCTGGCAACCTTCCTTATACCGCTGCTTGTTCCGATCGTCATTTTCGGCGCCTTGTCAACGGTGACTTCGCAGCATGACATCAAGGCAGATATTAATCAGAACAGCAGCTTTCTGCTGCAGCAGTCGCAGACCCAGCTGGAGATGATTCTTAATGAGCTGGATACGCTGTATTTGGCGCTCTATGACAATAAAGAAATTTTTAACGAGTTGTCCGCTGTGCTGGTCAATCCGTACTATACCTACGAGAGCTCAACGTCCAACCGGATCATCTCCAGCTTCTTGAATGCTTTTACCAGCTCCAAGCCTTATATTCAATCCTTCTATCTATATGTCGATAATCCGAACCAGCGCTTCCTCTCCTCCGTCGACGGCCTGGTGACGCTGGATCATTATTACGATACGGCCTGGTATGAGCAGTTCATGGCCTACAGTGGACCGCCTACAAAGTGGACTGTGCGGAGGAATATCCGCTTCTATGATTTCGAGACGAATCCTACGGCAATCGTGACGTTCTATAACGTACTGGTGCCGCAGAAGATCGGGATTATTCTCAACATCCGCCCGAAATACATCGAGAGCATTCTCGATGACATTACAACTTATGAGGGGCAGCAGCTGCTTGTGCTCGATGAAGAGAACAACGTAATCTTCTCCAACCACCACGGGGACTTGTTTCAGGATAAGGACATCGAGTGGATCGCAGGGCAATCCTCGGCGTTCTTCGATATGAAGACCTCGCAGGGGCTGGTCAATATCACCAAAGTCGAGTCGGAGCGCTACAAATGGAAATATGTATCGGCAATTCCCCATTCCGAGCTGTACAAGACCCCGACGCGCATTTTCAAATACACGGTGCTCTTTGTGGCGATAGCGGTGGTGTGCGGACTGATTCTTACATATTACGTCGTTAGCCGCAATTACAAGCAGCTGAGAATGATCCGGATGCTGATCAAATCGGCTGAGGATCGCCATGTGCCCTTGAAGCCGCCGGGGAAAGTCAGGGACGAGTACTCCTATATTCTGCACAATATGATTACGCATTTTATTGAGCACCGGTATATCCGAACCCAGCTTCTGGAGAAAAAATACCGGCTGCAGTTCATGGAGCTGCTCGCCCTGCAGTCGCAAATCAACCCGCATTTCCTTTATAACACCCTGCACTCGGTGTATTGGGAATCGGTCGCCTTGACGGGCAAACCTAACAAAGCAAGCGAAATGATCGAGGATCTATCCGATATCCTCTCCTACTCCTTCAGCGAACCGACAAAATCAGTCACCTGGAAGGAGGAAATCGCCAATGCCGTCAGCTATGTCAATATTCAGAAGAAGCGATATAAAGATAAGTTCGACGTCATCTTTGAGTATGAGGAGGAGATTACACAGCTGTTTACGATGAAGCTGCTCCTGCAGCCGCTTCTTGAGAACAGCATCTACCACGGCATTAAAGAGAAGGATGGTCCCGGATTGATCAAGGTGAAGCTTATCCGTCAGCAAGAGCGGCTGCGCATCACTGTTATCGACAACGGCATTGGCATCGAACCTGAAGCGTTAGCAGAAATCCGGAGCCGGCTCGATTCGGACGAGGAGCGAACGAAGCATGTCGGCATGTTTAATACGAACAAGAGGCTGAAGCTGATGTACAACCATATGTACAGCTTCCGGATTCGCAGCAAGCCGGGCCTTGGCACCATGGTTGAAATGATTCTCCCTGTACAGGAAGTGCGGCATGACTGA
- a CDS encoding iron chelate uptake ABC transporter family permease subunit has product MSIRTKIAALAILAIVLAVLFMTVDAGGHWDYILPKRGKKLIAILLTGTAIAFSTVVFQTITNNRILTPSIIGLDSLYMLLQTIIVFVFGSTALTLMSKNLQFVMAVGFMVLFALLLYQMLFRREGRNIYYLLLIGLIFGTFFSSLSSFMQKLIDPNEFLIVKDKMFASFNNINSDILLIALAGVFLTGIYFARFNKYLDVLALGRDHAVNLGISYDYVVKRMLIVVAILISISTALVGPITFLGLLVANVAYQFLNTYRHRQLIAGASLISIIALVGGQLVVERVFTFSTSLSVIINFIGGVYFIYLLLKENKSW; this is encoded by the coding sequence ATGAGCATTAGAACAAAAATAGCAGCCTTGGCCATTCTCGCAATCGTGCTTGCCGTGTTATTCATGACGGTTGATGCAGGCGGCCATTGGGACTATATCCTCCCCAAACGAGGCAAGAAGCTGATCGCCATCCTCCTCACAGGAACGGCCATAGCGTTTTCCACAGTTGTGTTCCAGACGATTACGAACAACCGCATCCTTACGCCGAGCATTATCGGCCTGGATTCATTGTATATGCTTCTGCAGACCATTATCGTGTTTGTATTCGGCTCTACGGCGCTGACGCTGATGAGCAAGAACCTGCAATTCGTTATGGCTGTAGGATTCATGGTGCTGTTCGCGCTGCTCTTGTACCAGATGCTCTTCCGAAGGGAAGGCCGGAACATTTATTATCTGCTGCTGATCGGTTTGATCTTTGGCACGTTTTTCTCCAGCTTGTCGTCTTTTATGCAGAAGCTGATTGATCCTAACGAATTTTTGATCGTTAAGGATAAAATGTTCGCCAGCTTCAACAACATCAATTCGGACATTTTACTGATCGCTTTGGCTGGGGTGTTCCTGACCGGGATTTATTTTGCCAGATTCAATAAATATCTGGACGTTCTGGCCTTGGGCCGGGACCACGCCGTCAACTTGGGAATCAGCTACGATTATGTTGTGAAGCGGATGCTGATTGTTGTGGCGATTCTCATTTCCATTTCGACGGCGCTGGTTGGACCGATTACCTTCCTTGGGCTGCTCGTGGCCAACGTGGCGTATCAATTTCTGAACACTTACCGTCACAGGCAGTTGATTGCCGGGGCATCCTTAATTAGCATTATCGCCCTTGTCGGCGGGCAGCTGGTTGTGGAAAGAGTGTTTACTTTCTCCACCTCACTAAGCGTCATCATTAACTTTATTGGTGGGGTGTACTTTATCTATCTACTGCTGAAGGAGAACAAATCGTGGTAA
- a CDS encoding Gfo/Idh/MocA family oxidoreductase, translated as MSKKKYVIVGVGGRAEFFYSELITTYKETSELVAICDVNQTRMNYTNKLLKDKYNYHEVPTYKAEDFDRMIEETKPDYVLVCTIDRTHHKYIVRAMELGCDVISEKPMTVDEEKCQEIFDAIERTGRDLRVTFNYRYAPHNTKIREVIMDGTLGEILSVNFEWLLNTQHGADYFRRWHRDKRNSGGLLVHKSTHHFDLMNFWLDSKPDTVFAMGDLRFYGKENAEKRGVTEFYQRAYGSKAAENDPFALHLDRNEHLKSLYLDAEHEDGYQRDQSVFGDNISIEDTMSVMVKYKNKTVMNYSLNAYLPWEGFIIVFNGTKGRMEVRVTEQSYVNSGGKKENEGALEGMDITIYPHFAEPYKVQVEQASGGHGGGDPVMLRDIFDKKQEDRFNRAASHIDGAMSIMTGIAANRSIRTGQPVKIDDLFKI; from the coding sequence TTGTCCAAGAAGAAATATGTCATCGTAGGTGTCGGAGGCCGGGCTGAATTTTTCTATAGTGAGCTGATTACTACGTATAAGGAAACCTCGGAGCTGGTAGCCATTTGCGACGTCAACCAGACGAGAATGAACTACACGAACAAGCTGCTGAAGGACAAATACAACTATCATGAAGTACCCACATACAAAGCGGAAGACTTTGACCGGATGATCGAGGAAACGAAGCCGGATTACGTACTGGTATGCACGATCGACCGAACGCATCATAAATACATCGTTCGGGCCATGGAACTGGGCTGCGACGTCATTTCCGAGAAGCCGATGACCGTGGACGAGGAGAAATGCCAGGAAATCTTCGACGCCATCGAACGGACGGGCCGTGATCTGCGCGTGACGTTTAACTACCGCTATGCTCCTCATAATACGAAAATCCGCGAAGTCATTATGGACGGGACGCTGGGTGAAATTCTTTCCGTCAATTTCGAATGGCTGCTGAACACCCAGCACGGGGCCGACTATTTCCGCAGATGGCATCGCGACAAACGCAACAGCGGCGGACTGCTCGTGCATAAATCTACGCACCATTTCGACCTGATGAACTTCTGGCTGGATTCCAAGCCGGATACCGTATTCGCCATGGGCGACCTGCGCTTCTACGGCAAGGAAAATGCCGAGAAACGCGGAGTGACCGAGTTCTATCAGCGCGCCTATGGCAGCAAAGCGGCTGAGAACGATCCTTTTGCCCTGCACCTCGACCGTAATGAGCACTTAAAGAGCTTGTACCTTGATGCCGAGCATGAGGACGGGTATCAGCGCGACCAAAGCGTGTTCGGAGATAACATCAGCATCGAAGATACAATGAGTGTCATGGTGAAATACAAAAATAAAACCGTTATGAACTATTCCCTGAACGCCTACTTGCCGTGGGAAGGCTTCATTATCGTGTTCAACGGCACGAAAGGGCGCATGGAGGTACGGGTTACCGAGCAATCCTACGTCAATTCCGGCGGCAAGAAAGAAAATGAAGGCGCGCTGGAGGGCATGGACATCACGATCTATCCTCACTTTGCCGAGCCTTACAAAGTCCAGGTCGAACAGGCCTCCGGCGGCCACGGCGGCGGCGATCCGGTCATGCTGCGCGACATCTTCGACAAAAAGCAGGAGGACCGCTTCAACCGCGCTGCCTCCCATATCGACGGCGCCATGTCCATCATGACGGGTATTGCCGCCAACCGCTCGATCCGCACCGGTCAACCGGTGAAGATCGATGATTTGTTCAAAATATAG